A genomic window from Lutra lutra chromosome 17, mLutLut1.2, whole genome shotgun sequence includes:
- the APLP1 gene encoding amyloid beta precursor like protein 1 isoform X2 codes for MGPTSPAARGLGRRRGPPPLPLLLPLLLLLLRAQLAVGSLAGGSPGAAEAPGSAQVAGLCGHLTLHRDLRTGRWEPDPQRSRRCLRDPQRVLEYCRQMYPELQIARVEQATQAIPMERWCGGARGGRCAHPHHQVVPFRCLPGEFISEALLVPEGCRFLHQERMDQCESSTRRHQEAQEACSSQGLILHGSGMLLPCGTDRFRGVEYVCCPPPVTPDPSGTAVGDPSTRSWPLGGRVEGGEEEEEEDSFLQPVDDYFVEPPQAEEEEEEERILPSSSHSPAGVSKATTTARPTDGVDVYFGMPGEISEHEGFLRAKMDLEERRMRQINEVMREWAMADNQSKNLPKADRQALNEHFQSILQTLEEQVSGERQRLVETHATRVIALINDQRRAALEGFLAALQGDPPQAEHVLLALRRYLRAEQKEQRHTLRHYQHVAAVDPEKAQQMRFQVQTHLQVIEERMNQSLGLLDQNPHLAQELQPQIQELLHSEHLDPNELEAPAPAGSSEDKGGLQPLDSKDGSTEQDAASSGKEKMSPLEQYERKVNVSVPRGFPFHSSEIQRDELAPGGTGVSREAVSGLLIMGAGGGSLIVLSLLLLRKKKPYGAISHGVVEVDPMLTLEEQQLRELQRHGYENPTYRFLEERP; via the exons ATGGGGCCCACCAGCCCCGCCGCTCGCGGTCTGGGCCGCCGCCGGGgcccgccgccgctgccgctgtTGCTGCCGCTATTGCTGCTCCTTCTGCGCGCGCAGCTCGCCGTCGGGAGCCTGGCCGGTGGGAGCCCCGGTGCGGCCGAG GCCCCGGGGTCGGCCCAGGTTGCCGGACTATGCGGGCACCTAACCCTTCACCGAGACCTGCGCACCGGCCGCTGGGAGCCAGACCCACAACGCTCTCGACGCTGTCTCCGGGACCCGCAACGCGTGCTGGAATACTGCAGACAG ATGTACCCGGAGCTGCAGATTGCACGTGTGGAACAGGCGACACAGGCCATCCCCATGGAGCGCTGGTGCGGGGGTGCCCGGGGTGGCCGctgtgcccacccccaccaccaggtTGTGCCTTTCCGCTGCCTGC CAGGTGAATTCATTAGCGAGGCCCTGCTGGTGCCTGAAGGCTGCCGATTCTTGCATCAGGAGCGCATGGACCAGTGCGAGAGTTCAACCCGGAGGCATCAGGAGGCACAGGAG GCCTGCAGTTCCCAGGGCCTCATCTTGCATGGCTCTGGCATGCTTTTGCCCTGTGGCACAGATCGGTTCCGAGGTGTGGAGTATGTGTGCTGCCCCCCTCCGGTGACCCCCGATCCATCTGGGACAGCAGTTGG TGACCCCTCCACCAGGTCCTGGCCCCTAGGGGGCAGAGTAgaggggggtgaggaggaggaagaagaagactcctTCCTACAGCCAGTGGATGATTACTTCGTGGAGCCCCCACAggctgaagaggaagaagaggaggaaagaattctACCCTCAAGCTCCCACAGCCCTGCAGGGGTCAGCAAAG CGACCACCACTGCAAGGCCCACGGATGGTGTGGATGTGTACTTCGGCATGCCTGGAGAAATCAGCGAGCATGAGGGGTTCCTGCGGGCCAAGATGGACCTGGAGGAACGGAGGATGCGCCAGATTAATGAG GTGATGCGTGAATGGGCTATGGCAGACAACCAGTCCAAGAACCTGCCCAAGGCTGACAGACAGGCCCTGAACGAG CACTTCCAGTCCATCCTGCAGACCCTGGAGGAGCAGGTGTCTGGGGAGCGACAGCGCCTGGTGGAGACCCATGCCACCCGAGTCATCGCCCTTATCAACGACCAGCGCCGGGCTGCCCTGGAAGGTTTCCTGGCGGCACTGCAGGGGGATCCGCCTCAG GCGGAGCACGTCCTGCTGGCCCTGCGGCGCTACCTGCGGGCCGAGCAGAAGGAGCAGCGGCACACATTGCGGCACTACCAGCACGTGGCGGCTGTGGACCCTGAGAAGGCCCAGCAGATGCGCTTCCAG GTGCAGACCCACCTTCAAGTCATTGAAGAAAGGATGAATCAGAGCCTGGGGCTCCTTGACCAGAATCCCCACCTGGCTCAGGAGCTGCAGCCCCAGATCC AGGAGCTCCTCCACTCTGAGCACCTGGATCCCAATGAATTAGAAGCCCCTGCCCCAGCGGGCAGCAGTGAGGACAAGGGTGGGCTTCAGCCTCTGGATTCCAAGGATG GGTCCACAGAACAAGATGCTGCATCCTCTGGGAAAGAGAAGATGTCACCCCTGGAGCAGTATGAGCGAAAG GTGAATGTGTCTGTTCCAAGGGGTTTTCCTTTCCACTCATCGGAGATTCAGAGAGATGAGCTG GCACCAGGAGGGACAGGAGTGTCCCGAGAGGCCGTGTCTGGTCTGCTGATCATGGGAGCAGGTGGGGGCTCCCTGATTGTCCTCTCACTGCTGCTCTTGCGCAAGAAGAAGCCCTATGGGGCTATTAGCCATGGAGTGGTGGAG GTGGACCCAATGCTGACCCTGGAGGAGCAGCAGCTGCGGGAACTGCAGCGTCATGGCTACGAGAACCCCACCTACCGCTTCCTGGAGGAACGACCCTGA
- the APLP1 gene encoding amyloid beta precursor like protein 1 isoform X4, whose translation MGPTSPAARGLGRRRGPPPLPLLLPLLLLLLRAQLAVGSLAGGSPGAAEAPGSAQVAGLCGHLTLHRDLRTGRWEPDPQRSRRCLRDPQRVLEYCRQMYPELQIARVEQATQAIPMERWCGGARGGRCAHPHHQVVPFRCLPGEFISEALLVPEGCRFLHQERMDQCESSTRRHQEAQEACSSQGLILHGSGMLLPCGTDRFRGVEYVCCPPPVTPDPSGTAVGDPSTRSWPLGGRVEGGEEEEEEDSFLQPVDDYFVEPPQAEEEEEEERILPSSSHSPAGVSKATTTARPTDGVDVYFGMPGEISEHEGFLRAKMDLEERRMRQINEVMREWAMADNQSKNLPKADRQALNEHFQSILQTLEEQVSGERQRLVETHATRVIALINDQRRAALEGFLAALQGDPPQAEHVLLALRRYLRAEQKEQRHTLRHYQHVAAVDPEKAQQMRFQVQTHLQVIEERMNQSLGLLDQNPHLAQELQPQIQELLHSEHLDPNELEAPAPAGSSEDKGGLQPLDSKDGSTEQDAASSGKEKMSPLEQYERKAPGGTGVSREAVSGLLIMGAGGGSLIVLSLLLLRKKKPYGAISHGVVEVDPMLTLEEQQLRELQRHGYENPTYRFLEERP comes from the exons ATGGGGCCCACCAGCCCCGCCGCTCGCGGTCTGGGCCGCCGCCGGGgcccgccgccgctgccgctgtTGCTGCCGCTATTGCTGCTCCTTCTGCGCGCGCAGCTCGCCGTCGGGAGCCTGGCCGGTGGGAGCCCCGGTGCGGCCGAG GCCCCGGGGTCGGCCCAGGTTGCCGGACTATGCGGGCACCTAACCCTTCACCGAGACCTGCGCACCGGCCGCTGGGAGCCAGACCCACAACGCTCTCGACGCTGTCTCCGGGACCCGCAACGCGTGCTGGAATACTGCAGACAG ATGTACCCGGAGCTGCAGATTGCACGTGTGGAACAGGCGACACAGGCCATCCCCATGGAGCGCTGGTGCGGGGGTGCCCGGGGTGGCCGctgtgcccacccccaccaccaggtTGTGCCTTTCCGCTGCCTGC CAGGTGAATTCATTAGCGAGGCCCTGCTGGTGCCTGAAGGCTGCCGATTCTTGCATCAGGAGCGCATGGACCAGTGCGAGAGTTCAACCCGGAGGCATCAGGAGGCACAGGAG GCCTGCAGTTCCCAGGGCCTCATCTTGCATGGCTCTGGCATGCTTTTGCCCTGTGGCACAGATCGGTTCCGAGGTGTGGAGTATGTGTGCTGCCCCCCTCCGGTGACCCCCGATCCATCTGGGACAGCAGTTGG TGACCCCTCCACCAGGTCCTGGCCCCTAGGGGGCAGAGTAgaggggggtgaggaggaggaagaagaagactcctTCCTACAGCCAGTGGATGATTACTTCGTGGAGCCCCCACAggctgaagaggaagaagaggaggaaagaattctACCCTCAAGCTCCCACAGCCCTGCAGGGGTCAGCAAAG CGACCACCACTGCAAGGCCCACGGATGGTGTGGATGTGTACTTCGGCATGCCTGGAGAAATCAGCGAGCATGAGGGGTTCCTGCGGGCCAAGATGGACCTGGAGGAACGGAGGATGCGCCAGATTAATGAG GTGATGCGTGAATGGGCTATGGCAGACAACCAGTCCAAGAACCTGCCCAAGGCTGACAGACAGGCCCTGAACGAG CACTTCCAGTCCATCCTGCAGACCCTGGAGGAGCAGGTGTCTGGGGAGCGACAGCGCCTGGTGGAGACCCATGCCACCCGAGTCATCGCCCTTATCAACGACCAGCGCCGGGCTGCCCTGGAAGGTTTCCTGGCGGCACTGCAGGGGGATCCGCCTCAG GCGGAGCACGTCCTGCTGGCCCTGCGGCGCTACCTGCGGGCCGAGCAGAAGGAGCAGCGGCACACATTGCGGCACTACCAGCACGTGGCGGCTGTGGACCCTGAGAAGGCCCAGCAGATGCGCTTCCAG GTGCAGACCCACCTTCAAGTCATTGAAGAAAGGATGAATCAGAGCCTGGGGCTCCTTGACCAGAATCCCCACCTGGCTCAGGAGCTGCAGCCCCAGATCC AGGAGCTCCTCCACTCTGAGCACCTGGATCCCAATGAATTAGAAGCCCCTGCCCCAGCGGGCAGCAGTGAGGACAAGGGTGGGCTTCAGCCTCTGGATTCCAAGGATG GGTCCACAGAACAAGATGCTGCATCCTCTGGGAAAGAGAAGATGTCACCCCTGGAGCAGTATGAGCGAAAG GCACCAGGAGGGACAGGAGTGTCCCGAGAGGCCGTGTCTGGTCTGCTGATCATGGGAGCAGGTGGGGGCTCCCTGATTGTCCTCTCACTGCTGCTCTTGCGCAAGAAGAAGCCCTATGGGGCTATTAGCCATGGAGTGGTGGAG GTGGACCCAATGCTGACCCTGGAGGAGCAGCAGCTGCGGGAACTGCAGCGTCATGGCTACGAGAACCCCACCTACCGCTTCCTGGAGGAACGACCCTGA
- the APLP1 gene encoding amyloid beta precursor like protein 1 isoform X3, translated as MGPTSPAARGLGRRRGPPPLPLLLPLLLLLLRAQLAVGSLAGGSPGAAEAPGSAQVAGLCGHLTLHRDLRTGRWEPDPQRSRRCLRDPQRVLEYCRQMYPELQIARVEQATQAIPMERWCGGARGGRCAHPHHQVVPFRCLPGEFISEALLVPEGCRFLHQERMDQCESSTRRHQEAQEACSSQGLILHGSGMLLPCGTDRFRGVEYVCCPPPVTPDPSGTAVGDPSTRSWPLGGRVEGGEEEEEEDSFLQPVDDYFVEPPQAEEEEEEERILPSSSHSPAGVSKATTTARPTDGVDVYFGMPGEISEHEGFLRAKMDLEERRMRQINEVMREWAMADNQSKNLPKADRQALNEHFQSILQTLEEQVSGERQRLVETHATRVIALINDQRRAALEGFLAALQGDPPQAEHVLLALRRYLRAEQKEQRHTLRHYQHVAAVDPEKAQQMRFQVQTHLQVIEERMNQSLGLLDQNPHLAQELQPQIQELLHSEHLDPNELEAPAPAGSSEDKGGLQPLDSKDDTPMALLKGSTEQDAASSGKEKMSPLEQYERKAPGGTGVSREAVSGLLIMGAGGGSLIVLSLLLLRKKKPYGAISHGVVEVDPMLTLEEQQLRELQRHGYENPTYRFLEERP; from the exons ATGGGGCCCACCAGCCCCGCCGCTCGCGGTCTGGGCCGCCGCCGGGgcccgccgccgctgccgctgtTGCTGCCGCTATTGCTGCTCCTTCTGCGCGCGCAGCTCGCCGTCGGGAGCCTGGCCGGTGGGAGCCCCGGTGCGGCCGAG GCCCCGGGGTCGGCCCAGGTTGCCGGACTATGCGGGCACCTAACCCTTCACCGAGACCTGCGCACCGGCCGCTGGGAGCCAGACCCACAACGCTCTCGACGCTGTCTCCGGGACCCGCAACGCGTGCTGGAATACTGCAGACAG ATGTACCCGGAGCTGCAGATTGCACGTGTGGAACAGGCGACACAGGCCATCCCCATGGAGCGCTGGTGCGGGGGTGCCCGGGGTGGCCGctgtgcccacccccaccaccaggtTGTGCCTTTCCGCTGCCTGC CAGGTGAATTCATTAGCGAGGCCCTGCTGGTGCCTGAAGGCTGCCGATTCTTGCATCAGGAGCGCATGGACCAGTGCGAGAGTTCAACCCGGAGGCATCAGGAGGCACAGGAG GCCTGCAGTTCCCAGGGCCTCATCTTGCATGGCTCTGGCATGCTTTTGCCCTGTGGCACAGATCGGTTCCGAGGTGTGGAGTATGTGTGCTGCCCCCCTCCGGTGACCCCCGATCCATCTGGGACAGCAGTTGG TGACCCCTCCACCAGGTCCTGGCCCCTAGGGGGCAGAGTAgaggggggtgaggaggaggaagaagaagactcctTCCTACAGCCAGTGGATGATTACTTCGTGGAGCCCCCACAggctgaagaggaagaagaggaggaaagaattctACCCTCAAGCTCCCACAGCCCTGCAGGGGTCAGCAAAG CGACCACCACTGCAAGGCCCACGGATGGTGTGGATGTGTACTTCGGCATGCCTGGAGAAATCAGCGAGCATGAGGGGTTCCTGCGGGCCAAGATGGACCTGGAGGAACGGAGGATGCGCCAGATTAATGAG GTGATGCGTGAATGGGCTATGGCAGACAACCAGTCCAAGAACCTGCCCAAGGCTGACAGACAGGCCCTGAACGAG CACTTCCAGTCCATCCTGCAGACCCTGGAGGAGCAGGTGTCTGGGGAGCGACAGCGCCTGGTGGAGACCCATGCCACCCGAGTCATCGCCCTTATCAACGACCAGCGCCGGGCTGCCCTGGAAGGTTTCCTGGCGGCACTGCAGGGGGATCCGCCTCAG GCGGAGCACGTCCTGCTGGCCCTGCGGCGCTACCTGCGGGCCGAGCAGAAGGAGCAGCGGCACACATTGCGGCACTACCAGCACGTGGCGGCTGTGGACCCTGAGAAGGCCCAGCAGATGCGCTTCCAG GTGCAGACCCACCTTCAAGTCATTGAAGAAAGGATGAATCAGAGCCTGGGGCTCCTTGACCAGAATCCCCACCTGGCTCAGGAGCTGCAGCCCCAGATCC AGGAGCTCCTCCACTCTGAGCACCTGGATCCCAATGAATTAGAAGCCCCTGCCCCAGCGGGCAGCAGTGAGGACAAGGGTGGGCTTCAGCCTCTGGATTCCAAGGATG ACACCCCCATGGCCCTTCTGAAAG GGTCCACAGAACAAGATGCTGCATCCTCTGGGAAAGAGAAGATGTCACCCCTGGAGCAGTATGAGCGAAAG GCACCAGGAGGGACAGGAGTGTCCCGAGAGGCCGTGTCTGGTCTGCTGATCATGGGAGCAGGTGGGGGCTCCCTGATTGTCCTCTCACTGCTGCTCTTGCGCAAGAAGAAGCCCTATGGGGCTATTAGCCATGGAGTGGTGGAG GTGGACCCAATGCTGACCCTGGAGGAGCAGCAGCTGCGGGAACTGCAGCGTCATGGCTACGAGAACCCCACCTACCGCTTCCTGGAGGAACGACCCTGA
- the APLP1 gene encoding amyloid beta precursor like protein 1 isoform X1 codes for MGPTSPAARGLGRRRGPPPLPLLLPLLLLLLRAQLAVGSLAGGSPGAAEAPGSAQVAGLCGHLTLHRDLRTGRWEPDPQRSRRCLRDPQRVLEYCRQMYPELQIARVEQATQAIPMERWCGGARGGRCAHPHHQVVPFRCLPGEFISEALLVPEGCRFLHQERMDQCESSTRRHQEAQEACSSQGLILHGSGMLLPCGTDRFRGVEYVCCPPPVTPDPSGTAVGDPSTRSWPLGGRVEGGEEEEEEDSFLQPVDDYFVEPPQAEEEEEEERILPSSSHSPAGVSKATTTARPTDGVDVYFGMPGEISEHEGFLRAKMDLEERRMRQINEVMREWAMADNQSKNLPKADRQALNEHFQSILQTLEEQVSGERQRLVETHATRVIALINDQRRAALEGFLAALQGDPPQAEHVLLALRRYLRAEQKEQRHTLRHYQHVAAVDPEKAQQMRFQVQTHLQVIEERMNQSLGLLDQNPHLAQELQPQIQELLHSEHLDPNELEAPAPAGSSEDKGGLQPLDSKDDTPMALLKGSTEQDAASSGKEKMSPLEQYERKVNVSVPRGFPFHSSEIQRDELAPGGTGVSREAVSGLLIMGAGGGSLIVLSLLLLRKKKPYGAISHGVVEVDPMLTLEEQQLRELQRHGYENPTYRFLEERP; via the exons ATGGGGCCCACCAGCCCCGCCGCTCGCGGTCTGGGCCGCCGCCGGGgcccgccgccgctgccgctgtTGCTGCCGCTATTGCTGCTCCTTCTGCGCGCGCAGCTCGCCGTCGGGAGCCTGGCCGGTGGGAGCCCCGGTGCGGCCGAG GCCCCGGGGTCGGCCCAGGTTGCCGGACTATGCGGGCACCTAACCCTTCACCGAGACCTGCGCACCGGCCGCTGGGAGCCAGACCCACAACGCTCTCGACGCTGTCTCCGGGACCCGCAACGCGTGCTGGAATACTGCAGACAG ATGTACCCGGAGCTGCAGATTGCACGTGTGGAACAGGCGACACAGGCCATCCCCATGGAGCGCTGGTGCGGGGGTGCCCGGGGTGGCCGctgtgcccacccccaccaccaggtTGTGCCTTTCCGCTGCCTGC CAGGTGAATTCATTAGCGAGGCCCTGCTGGTGCCTGAAGGCTGCCGATTCTTGCATCAGGAGCGCATGGACCAGTGCGAGAGTTCAACCCGGAGGCATCAGGAGGCACAGGAG GCCTGCAGTTCCCAGGGCCTCATCTTGCATGGCTCTGGCATGCTTTTGCCCTGTGGCACAGATCGGTTCCGAGGTGTGGAGTATGTGTGCTGCCCCCCTCCGGTGACCCCCGATCCATCTGGGACAGCAGTTGG TGACCCCTCCACCAGGTCCTGGCCCCTAGGGGGCAGAGTAgaggggggtgaggaggaggaagaagaagactcctTCCTACAGCCAGTGGATGATTACTTCGTGGAGCCCCCACAggctgaagaggaagaagaggaggaaagaattctACCCTCAAGCTCCCACAGCCCTGCAGGGGTCAGCAAAG CGACCACCACTGCAAGGCCCACGGATGGTGTGGATGTGTACTTCGGCATGCCTGGAGAAATCAGCGAGCATGAGGGGTTCCTGCGGGCCAAGATGGACCTGGAGGAACGGAGGATGCGCCAGATTAATGAG GTGATGCGTGAATGGGCTATGGCAGACAACCAGTCCAAGAACCTGCCCAAGGCTGACAGACAGGCCCTGAACGAG CACTTCCAGTCCATCCTGCAGACCCTGGAGGAGCAGGTGTCTGGGGAGCGACAGCGCCTGGTGGAGACCCATGCCACCCGAGTCATCGCCCTTATCAACGACCAGCGCCGGGCTGCCCTGGAAGGTTTCCTGGCGGCACTGCAGGGGGATCCGCCTCAG GCGGAGCACGTCCTGCTGGCCCTGCGGCGCTACCTGCGGGCCGAGCAGAAGGAGCAGCGGCACACATTGCGGCACTACCAGCACGTGGCGGCTGTGGACCCTGAGAAGGCCCAGCAGATGCGCTTCCAG GTGCAGACCCACCTTCAAGTCATTGAAGAAAGGATGAATCAGAGCCTGGGGCTCCTTGACCAGAATCCCCACCTGGCTCAGGAGCTGCAGCCCCAGATCC AGGAGCTCCTCCACTCTGAGCACCTGGATCCCAATGAATTAGAAGCCCCTGCCCCAGCGGGCAGCAGTGAGGACAAGGGTGGGCTTCAGCCTCTGGATTCCAAGGATG ACACCCCCATGGCCCTTCTGAAAG GGTCCACAGAACAAGATGCTGCATCCTCTGGGAAAGAGAAGATGTCACCCCTGGAGCAGTATGAGCGAAAG GTGAATGTGTCTGTTCCAAGGGGTTTTCCTTTCCACTCATCGGAGATTCAGAGAGATGAGCTG GCACCAGGAGGGACAGGAGTGTCCCGAGAGGCCGTGTCTGGTCTGCTGATCATGGGAGCAGGTGGGGGCTCCCTGATTGTCCTCTCACTGCTGCTCTTGCGCAAGAAGAAGCCCTATGGGGCTATTAGCCATGGAGTGGTGGAG GTGGACCCAATGCTGACCCTGGAGGAGCAGCAGCTGCGGGAACTGCAGCGTCATGGCTACGAGAACCCCACCTACCGCTTCCTGGAGGAACGACCCTGA